In a genomic window of Anoxybacter fermentans:
- a CDS encoding DNA glycosylase AlkZ-like family protein: MLNILYKGGVSLVTRGFHLTLEEARALVIYSQLLSENSKLKNPIEVVCVLTEVQYDPNPVVSQNHYLVLWNRIPDFKEEDLDRAAYHERTLIEVYAMRHNKFFVPTDEFILYRKATRQIRRWGGSDADREAKECFS, encoded by the coding sequence ATGTTGAATATTCTATATAAGGGAGGGGTATCTCTGGTAACCAGGGGATTTCATCTGACTTTGGAAGAGGCTAGAGCTTTGGTAATCTACAGTCAACTTTTATCAGAAAATAGTAAATTGAAAAATCCTATAGAAGTTGTTTGTGTTCTCACAGAAGTTCAATATGATCCCAATCCGGTGGTAAGTCAGAATCATTATTTAGTCTTATGGAATAGAATTCCCGATTTTAAGGAAGAGGATCTTGATCGGGCAGCTTACCATGAACGTACACTAATTGAGGTTTATGCCATGAGACACAATAAATTCTTTGTACCAACAGATGAATTTATACTTTACCGTAAGGCAACCCGTCAAATACGCCGATGGGGTGGATCAGATGCAGATAGAGAGGCAAAGGAATGCTTTAGTTAA
- a CDS encoding DNA glycosylase AlkZ-like family protein — translation MLRRGDIIVTDRLSGTFRQPVFGLKELLIPGPWPNENVTEEEARRLLVLHILKAYGIAGRSHIAYITGLPSKKVEEALEYHRKQGLATTASIEGIRGQWWVIPDWQMVIEKNNNHRKYHYSFL, via the coding sequence ATGTTGCGGCGAGGAGATATCATTGTTACTGACCGTTTGTCTGGAACTTTTCGCCAACCAGTCTTTGGATTGAAAGAGCTTTTAATACCCGGGCCCTGGCCTAATGAGAATGTGACTGAAGAAGAAGCTAGACGCTTGCTTGTTTTACATATATTGAAAGCTTATGGTATTGCAGGTCGTAGTCATATTGCTTATATTACAGGACTTCCTTCCAAAAAGGTAGAGGAAGCTTTAGAATATCATAGAAAGCAGGGTCTAGCTACAACAGCTTCAATCGAAGGTATACGAGGTCAATGGTGGGTTATACCAGATTGGCAGATGGTTATTGAGAAAAATAATAATCACCGAAAATATCATTACTCTTTCCTTTAG
- a CDS encoding SPASM domain-containing protein: MMLITWDGRVLSCSKVFSNVNEDDLMEIWTERYQHFRELYQSSKLDDIDLCPL, from the coding sequence ATGATGTTGATTACCTGGGATGGTAGAGTTTTATCATGCAGCAAAGTATTTAGTAATGTGAATGAAGATGATTTAATGGAGATCTGGACAGAGAGGTATCAACACTTCCGGGAATTGTATCAGAGTAGTAAATTGGATGATATCGACCTGTGCCCCTTGTGA
- a CDS encoding ABC transporter permease, whose amino-acid sequence MNRVQKEIVNQSGVCLSWGMDFKENPIKRIWSLISIVVTIAKMNFRKFLQYRLANVSGFLVNVFWFVVEANIMIALFSSRGQTFNYTVVQAVTYVGLAEALLMVSGISGALGEVDLDGDIRSGQFIVDLIRPVDYFVYILSLELGRVVYYLFFRAVPLLAVLFIFFDWAPPTSIWTIFLFIFSVLGGIIITNCLHFSALVLGFWLNSSRGILEVVNVMAMLFSGLLLPIAFFPEWLAKIVVYLPFAGQFYIPISIFLGNEPRAMRLLAVEMGWIVVAITLARILFRMAMKKISVQGG is encoded by the coding sequence TTGAATAGGGTACAAAAAGAAATTGTTAATCAAAGTGGGGTTTGTCTTTCCTGGGGGATGGATTTTAAGGAAAATCCAATTAAACGGATCTGGTCTTTAATATCGATTGTTGTGACAATAGCAAAAATGAACTTTCGAAAGTTTTTACAGTATCGTCTAGCAAATGTTAGTGGCTTTCTGGTAAATGTTTTCTGGTTTGTTGTAGAGGCGAATATTATGATTGCATTATTTAGTTCGCGAGGCCAGACATTTAACTATACAGTAGTCCAGGCGGTAACCTATGTTGGTTTAGCAGAGGCTTTATTGATGGTATCTGGTATTTCTGGAGCTTTGGGTGAGGTAGACTTAGATGGAGATATTCGTTCTGGTCAATTTATTGTGGATTTGATTCGTCCAGTTGATTATTTTGTCTATATTTTATCATTAGAACTGGGAAGAGTAGTTTATTATCTATTCTTTAGAGCTGTTCCATTGTTGGCGGTACTTTTTATTTTTTTTGACTGGGCTCCACCCACATCAATTTGGACTATCTTTCTTTTCATTTTTAGTGTTCTTGGAGGAATCATTATTACTAACTGTTTGCATTTTAGTGCATTGGTACTTGGATTCTGGTTGAATTCAAGCCGTGGAATTCTTGAGGTGGTTAATGTTATGGCGATGCTGTTTTCGGGCTTGCTTTTACCAATTGCATTTTTCCCGGAATGGCTTGCAAAAATAGTTGTGTATCTGCCCTTTGCAGGACAGTTTTACATTCCGATTTCCATCTTTCTTGGGAATGAGCCAAGGGCAATGCGCTTATTGGCAGTCGAGATGGGCTGGATAGTTGTTGCCATTACTTTGGCAAGGATATTGTTTCGGATGGCAATGAAAAAGATTTCTGTGCAAGGTGGGTAG
- a CDS encoding ABC transporter permease, whose product MRYIQLYFHLISINLRSQMQYRVSFVFSLLVVFLTYSVEFITIMFALDKFGGIRGWSLYQVAFMYGIVTVAYALARIMFCGFQRFPNMVKWGMVDRFLIRPIDERFQLVAYELPLNRLGQVILGIIVLIFAIIHLDIKPGLSNILFLVVTILSGTLLYGALFIISAAIAFWAVESRELMGIMTHGTLRMISYPISIYRPILRNIVIFIIPVAFINYFPCLHFFSYDPLGFPVFFRYLGPVVSVMVFYLSLLFWDFGLKRYQSTGN is encoded by the coding sequence ATGAGATATATTCAACTTTATTTTCATTTAATTTCAATTAATCTCAGGTCACAAATGCAATATCGTGTTTCATTTGTGTTTAGTCTTCTGGTTGTTTTTCTTACTTATTCAGTAGAATTTATTACGATAATGTTTGCACTGGATAAGTTCGGAGGAATTCGCGGCTGGTCATTGTATCAAGTTGCTTTTATGTATGGGATTGTAACCGTTGCCTATGCTCTGGCGCGAATAATGTTTTGCGGATTTCAAAGGTTTCCGAATATGGTTAAGTGGGGAATGGTAGACAGGTTTTTGATCCGTCCCATAGATGAGAGGTTTCAACTGGTGGCTTATGAATTGCCGTTAAACCGCTTGGGACAGGTGATTCTCGGGATAATTGTTCTTATTTTTGCTATTATACATTTAGATATAAAACCAGGGCTTTCTAATATATTATTTTTGGTTGTGACAATTCTAAGCGGGACTTTGCTGTATGGTGCTTTATTTATTATCAGTGCGGCAATTGCTTTCTGGGCTGTGGAGAGTAGAGAACTGATGGGGATTATGACCCACGGTACTCTTAGAATGATCAGTTATCCGATATCCATATACAGGCCCATTCTACGGAATATAGTAATTTTCATTATTCCAGTAGCATTTATTAACTATTTTCCGTGTCTGCATTTCTTTTCCTATGATCCTCTGGGGTTTCCGGTATTTTTCAGGTATTTGGGCCCTGTTGTTTCAGTGATGGTCTTTTACCTGTCGCTCTTGTTCTGGGATTTTGGCTTGAAAAGATATCAGAGTACAGGTAATTAA
- a CDS encoding ABC transporter ATP-binding protein: protein MSTIISVKELRKQFKVRKRYNGFMGSLKTLLSREYKIINAVDGVSFEIEKGEIVGYLGPNGAGKSTTIKMLIGILYPSGGSILVNGMVPFEERRELMRRVGIVFGQRSQLWWDLPVIDSFNLLGKIYSVPTDRLKRNIDFLSGLLEIEGILEIPIHQMSLGQRMRCEIAASLLHEPEILLLDEPSIGLDVVAKEKLRSMIKAINAECKTTILLTTHDLADVEAVCSRILIIDKGKLIYDGTQDEIKRRYGKIRTLEVELAETVGNVDFNPAKVVKQEGRKIWFEFNREELSAADLIARITGQYEVKDLTIHETRLETIISDIYKGAI from the coding sequence ATGTCTACAATTATCTCTGTAAAAGAGTTACGAAAACAGTTTAAAGTCCGCAAAAGGTATAATGGATTTATGGGTTCACTGAAGACATTGCTCTCCCGGGAATACAAGATTATCAATGCAGTTGATGGAGTAAGTTTTGAAATTGAGAAAGGTGAGATTGTTGGTTATTTAGGACCTAACGGAGCTGGCAAATCCACAACAATTAAAATGTTAATCGGGATTTTATATCCAAGCGGTGGTTCTATACTGGTAAATGGAATGGTTCCCTTTGAAGAACGTCGGGAGTTGATGAGACGGGTTGGAATTGTATTTGGACAGCGCAGTCAACTCTGGTGGGATCTTCCGGTGATTGATTCTTTTAACTTGTTGGGAAAAATTTATTCTGTTCCAACAGATCGGTTAAAACGGAATATTGATTTTTTGTCCGGACTTCTTGAGATTGAGGGAATTTTGGAGATACCAATTCACCAGATGAGTCTAGGACAAAGAATGCGGTGCGAGATTGCTGCTTCACTTCTCCATGAGCCTGAAATTCTATTACTTGATGAGCCATCAATCGGTCTTGATGTGGTTGCAAAAGAGAAGTTGCGTTCTATGATTAAAGCTATCAATGCTGAATGTAAGACGACGATTCTTTTAACAACCCATGACCTGGCCGATGTGGAAGCAGTCTGTTCGCGGATTTTGATCATTGACAAAGGAAAATTGATTTATGACGGAACACAGGATGAAATAAAACGGAGGTATGGGAAAATCCGGACCCTTGAGGTGGAATTGGCTGAAACGGTTGGGAATGTGGATTTCAATCCGGCAAAAGTTGTGAAACAGGAAGGCCGGAAAATCTGGTTTGAGTTTAACCGTGAAGAACTTTCTGCAGCTGATTTGATTGCCCGGATCACAGGACAATATGAAGTGAAAGATCTGACAATTCATGAAACGCGGCTCGAAACCATTATAAGTGATATTTACAAGGGGGCTATTTAA
- a CDS encoding ABC transporter ATP-binding protein: MKNSVISKTTKSILTVKNLCKKYDTFYLDNIGFELEEGTITGFIGRNGAGKSTTIKLILNIIKFDKGEVFYRGEKFCDKRIDIKRKIGYVGEHQNFYENIKIKNIYKFVKGVYKESWNDEKFKYYINSVFDIDLNKKMKELSKGMKTKFLIALALSHEPELLLLDEPTSGLDPLIREEVLEVLYDCAKKQNMTIFFSSHITEDIEKIAERIIYIDNGKILLDCKKKEIHVRYKKINIEQLDKEAFQELKSIGVINKDYILFDVQNVKKDILNKYKTEKIMLDEMLIYLRR; encoded by the coding sequence ATGAAAAATAGTGTAATTTCTAAAACAACAAAATCAATATTAACTGTCAAAAATTTATGTAAAAAATATGATACTTTTTATCTGGATAATATAGGATTTGAGCTTGAAGAAGGAACAATTACAGGTTTTATCGGGCGAAATGGCGCAGGTAAATCAACTACTATTAAATTGATATTAAATATTATAAAGTTTGATAAAGGTGAAGTATTTTATCGAGGAGAAAAGTTTTGTGATAAACGAATAGATATAAAAAGAAAAATAGGGTATGTAGGCGAACATCAAAATTTTTATGAAAATATTAAAATTAAAAATATTTATAAATTTGTTAAAGGAGTTTACAAAGAGTCCTGGAATGACGAAAAATTTAAATATTATATAAATTCAGTGTTTGATATTGATCTGAACAAAAAAATGAAAGAATTATCTAAAGGAATGAAGACTAAATTCTTAATTGCTTTAGCACTGTCCCATGAACCGGAATTATTATTGCTGGATGAACCAACTTCTGGTTTAGACCCGCTTATAAGAGAAGAGGTATTAGAAGTTTTGTATGATTGTGCCAAAAAACAGAATATGACTATTTTTTTCTCATCGCATATAACTGAAGATATTGAAAAAATTGCAGAGAGAATAATTTATATAGATAATGGTAAGATATTACTAGATTGCAAAAAGAAAGAAATACACGTTAGATACAAAAAAATCAATATTGAACAATTGGATAAAGAGGCTTTTCAGGAATTAAAGAGTATAGGTGTTATAAATAAGGATTATATTTTGTTTGATGTTCAAAATGTTAAAAAGGATATTTTAAACAAATATAAAACAGAAAAAATAATGCTTGATGAGATGTTGATTTATTTAAGGAGGTAA
- a CDS encoding ABC-2 transporter permease — protein MLNIIKKDILFNKKFIIIAILYSLIFPIFLIIDGEEKYMFMNFLIPLVSTGIIIGKICYLEDCGDVRMYLKSLPIGRYKHVLSRYIEMLVILIASLIYLVIVQSFVTKDLSLSYIIKINIFIILLYTIYYSIYLMLFFTKNYYTAQNSLIFLVFGGLLVSLFLQKVLKVQIDVSSLLHGQYIIGLFFVTILSLIITFFISIKFNN, from the coding sequence ATGTTAAATATAATTAAAAAAGATATTTTATTTAATAAAAAATTTATTATTATTGCTATTTTATATTCTTTAATATTTCCTATTTTCTTGATTATAGATGGAGAAGAGAAATATATGTTTATGAATTTTTTGATACCCCTGGTCAGTACAGGTATCATTATTGGTAAAATCTGTTATTTAGAAGATTGTGGAGATGTCAGGATGTATTTAAAATCATTACCAATAGGGAGATATAAACATGTGTTGAGTAGGTATATAGAAATGTTGGTTATTTTAATTGCTAGTCTAATATATTTGGTAATTGTGCAGTCTTTTGTAACAAAAGATTTATCTTTATCTTATATTATAAAAATAAATATTTTTATAATACTACTGTATACTATATATTATTCAATTTATTTAATGTTATTTTTCACCAAAAATTATTATACAGCACAAAATTCTTTAATTTTTCTTGTCTTTGGAGGGTTATTGGTATCTTTGTTTCTTCAAAAAGTATTAAAAGTACAAATAGATGTGTCGAGTTTATTGCATGGTCAGTATATTATTGGATTATTTTTTGTTACTATATTAAGTCTAATTATAACTTTTTTTATCAGTATTAAGTTCAATAATTAA
- a CDS encoding histidine phosphatase family protein, with the protein MNQTSKIIEKILFKPPILVPDLRDLNNGMVANLNKEEAEKIVLPFTEPAIDWIPYPQAESWRMLNTRIVSFMEKINEDEHEITLIVSHVKYVLFSGGLS; encoded by the coding sequence ATGAATCAAACTTCGAAAATAATTGAAAAAATTCTCTTTAAACCACCTATATTGGTACCAGATCTCCGGGATTTAAATAATGGTATGGTAGCAAATCTCAATAAAGAAGAGGCTGAAAAAATAGTACTTCCTTTTACAGAGCCTGCCATTGATTGGATACCATATCCGCAGGCTGAAAGTTGGCGGATGTTGAATACACGAATAGTATCATTTATGGAGAAGATTAACGAAGATGAGCATGAAATAACCTTAATTGTATCCCATGTCAAGTATGTATTATTCTCTGGTGGCTTGAGTTGA
- a CDS encoding GmrSD restriction endonuclease domain-containing protein has translation MRNNVVFNSKTYALSNLINDIDTGDIALPDLQRPFVWDSTKVRDLIDSLYKGLPAGVVILWEIVEPGKYRKINLENKREPRFLVIDGQQRLTSLFSIIKNKEIVNKNFKKVKLKISFNPLEEKFEVWNAAIEKDPEWISDISAIFDNSSTYSYINSYLSRIKSKLIEKEIDENKIAANIERVRNLLNYPFSVLELSSSLDPEEVSEIFVRINSKGKSLNQSDFILTLMAVYWEEGRKQIEEFCEMSRRIPNENIPTSFNVINIQPNPEHLVRTIVGCSFLRGRLKYAYLILKGRDFENKVISEKFRKKNFEIFKEEQKKALDLTNWHDFIKIIQSAGFVNDKLISSKIAFFVSYTLYLLGKHKFSIHYKDLETIIRKWFVFSLLTQRYTGSPESVIEKDLTLFKDETVFIEKLEEIMNSELTEDYWKITLPQRLISSSTQNHAYLVYLASLIYRDINVLFSNIKLRDYLNPLLKMKKKTIDLHHIFPKNYLKKFGITDVKNINQIANLIYLEYKENINISDKPPREYWLELTSSLTDEEKNEILKKYDLPQNFWELEYNTFLKERRILMAKGIKEYFKSLNR, from the coding sequence ATGAGAAATAATGTGGTATTTAATTCTAAAACATACGCATTGTCAAATTTAATTAATGATATAGACACAGGAGATATTGCATTACCGGATCTCCAGAGACCGTTTGTATGGGATTCAACAAAAGTTAGAGATTTGATAGATTCACTTTACAAGGGGCTGCCCGCAGGTGTGGTTATTTTGTGGGAGATTGTGGAACCTGGCAAATATAGAAAGATTAATCTGGAAAATAAGAGAGAACCAAGATTTTTAGTTATAGACGGTCAACAAAGACTTACCTCTCTTTTTTCAATAATTAAAAATAAAGAGATAGTTAATAAGAATTTCAAGAAGGTAAAACTTAAAATTTCTTTTAATCCTCTGGAGGAAAAGTTTGAAGTATGGAATGCAGCAATTGAAAAGGATCCAGAATGGATTTCAGATATAAGTGCAATTTTTGATAACAGCTCCACCTATTCGTATATAAATTCTTATTTATCTAGAATAAAGTCAAAATTAATTGAAAAAGAAATAGATGAAAATAAAATAGCCGCAAATATTGAGAGGGTAAGGAATCTTCTTAATTATCCATTTTCTGTATTGGAATTGTCTTCAAGTCTGGATCCTGAAGAGGTATCGGAAATTTTTGTTAGGATAAATAGTAAAGGAAAATCTTTGAATCAGTCTGATTTTATTTTGACATTAATGGCTGTATATTGGGAAGAGGGACGGAAACAGATAGAAGAATTTTGTGAAATGTCCAGGAGAATTCCTAATGAAAATATTCCAACATCTTTTAATGTTATTAATATACAACCTAATCCAGAACATTTAGTAAGGACTATAGTAGGTTGTTCTTTTCTTAGAGGGCGGTTAAAATATGCTTATTTAATTCTTAAGGGTAGAGATTTTGAAAATAAAGTTATTTCAGAGAAATTCAGGAAAAAGAATTTTGAGATTTTTAAAGAAGAACAGAAAAAGGCATTAGATTTGACCAATTGGCATGATTTTATAAAGATAATCCAGAGCGCTGGTTTTGTTAATGATAAGTTGATAAGTTCAAAAATAGCATTTTTTGTATCATATACTTTATATTTATTAGGAAAACATAAATTCTCCATTCATTACAAGGATTTGGAGACTATCATCAGGAAATGGTTTGTTTTTTCTTTACTTACGCAGAGATATACAGGTTCTCCGGAGAGTGTAATTGAAAAAGATTTAACTTTATTTAAGGATGAGACCGTATTCATAGAAAAACTGGAAGAAATAATGAATAGTGAGCTGACAGAAGATTACTGGAAAATAACTTTGCCTCAAAGATTAATATCTTCTTCTACTCAAAATCATGCTTATCTTGTATATTTGGCATCTCTAATTTATAGGGATATTAATGTTCTATTTTCGAATATTAAATTGAGAGATTATTTAAATCCACTTTTGAAAATGAAGAAGAAAACAATTGATTTGCATCACATATTCCCGAAAAATTATCTAAAGAAATTTGGAATAACTGATGTAAAAAATATAAATCAAATTGCTAATTTAATTTATCTCGAATATAAGGAAAACATTAATATAAGTGACAAACCGCCGAGAGAGTACTGGTTGGAATTAACCTCCTCTTTGACAGATGAGGAAAAAAATGAAATATTAAAAAAATATGATCTGCCGCAAAATTTTTGGGAGCTTGAATATAACACCTTTCTAAAAGAAAGAAGAATTTTGATGGCTAAAGGAATAAAAGAATATTTTAAGAGTTTAAATAGATAA
- a CDS encoding HD domain-containing protein — translation MELLYARKLLYDFVKQNYSSGKHLSKDNYLIVVQHSFRVENYAQQIANSYVNISYEEKKLLRLAAIFHDIGTVYGRENHAERSKEIVEKLLMEESIKDLDENRLFMLIEKHSEKGEFDDGDILLSILKDADILDHIGAMSILMYASKYDYNNSDYYSNVLKDLVERDIPFCKKQKSLIRTEKGREIIDQKINFIGSFIQQLENEIKDSLLQLEELLT, via the coding sequence ATGGAACTATTATATGCTCGAAAACTTTTATATGACTTTGTCAAGCAAAATTATTCATCAGGCAAGCATTTATCTAAGGATAATTATTTAATAGTAGTACAACATTCATTTCGGGTTGAGAATTATGCTCAGCAAATTGCAAATTCATATGTTAATATCAGTTATGAAGAAAAAAAGTTGTTAAGGCTTGCAGCAATTTTTCATGATATTGGAACAGTTTATGGAAGGGAAAATCATGCTGAAAGAAGCAAAGAAATTGTAGAAAAATTACTTATGGAAGAATCTATTAAGGATTTAGATGAGAATAGATTATTTATGTTAATAGAAAAACATTCCGAAAAAGGTGAATTTGATGATGGAGATATTTTACTTTCCATTCTTAAAGATGCTGATATATTAGATCATATTGGAGCAATGTCAATTTTGATGTATGCATCGAAATATGATTATAATAATTCAGATTATTATTCTAATGTGTTAAAAGATCTGGTTGAAAGAGATATTCCATTTTGTAAAAAACAGAAAAGTTTAATAAGAACAGAAAAGGGCAGAGAAATAATAGACCAAAAAATTAATTTTATTGGAAGTTTTATACAGCAACTTGAAAATGAAATTAAGGATTCATTATTACAACTTGAAGAGTTATTAACATAA
- a CDS encoding NAD(P)H-dependent flavin oxidoreductase: MKMPGLRIGEFEAKIPIVQGGMSVGISLSRLASAVANEGGIGVIGAAGIGMLEPDFSTNFKEANKRALRKEIRKAKEMTKGIIGVNIMVALSDFDELLMVAVEEGADVVFLGAGLPLKLPLDGLRKVSTKIVPIVSSARAVNIIFKYWAKNYNHVPDAVVVEGPLAGGHLGFKREQINDSNCTLEKMLPEVISVIKTFEQQFNKSIPVVVAGGIYTGADIHKFIQLGAQGVQMATRFVATYECDADIEFKDAYVKCKPEDLILIDSPVGLPGRAIRNIFLDEVSAGIKKPFKCPWKCLKTCDYRKSPYCIALALTNAKKGNLDEGFTFAGTNAYKVDKIVSVKELIETLLTEYEEATFI; this comes from the coding sequence ATGAAAATGCCAGGATTAAGGATAGGCGAATTTGAGGCTAAAATACCAATTGTTCAAGGCGGGATGAGTGTTGGTATATCTTTATCAAGATTAGCTTCGGCTGTGGCGAACGAGGGTGGTATTGGAGTTATTGGTGCTGCTGGAATTGGTATGCTTGAACCTGATTTTAGTACAAATTTTAAAGAAGCAAACAAAAGAGCTTTGAGAAAAGAAATAAGAAAAGCAAAGGAAATGACAAAGGGGATTATTGGAGTCAATATAATGGTTGCTCTCTCAGATTTTGATGAACTTTTAATGGTGGCAGTAGAAGAAGGTGCAGATGTGGTATTTCTTGGCGCCGGACTTCCATTAAAATTACCATTGGATGGATTGAGAAAAGTTTCTACAAAGATTGTTCCTATTGTATCTTCTGCAAGAGCTGTTAATATTATATTTAAATATTGGGCAAAGAACTATAATCATGTCCCTGATGCTGTAGTTGTTGAGGGACCTTTAGCTGGAGGACATCTCGGTTTTAAAAGGGAGCAAATAAATGATTCTAATTGTACATTAGAGAAAATGCTTCCAGAGGTTATTTCAGTAATAAAAACTTTTGAGCAACAATTTAATAAAAGTATTCCAGTCGTTGTTGCAGGAGGTATATACACTGGAGCAGATATTCACAAATTTATCCAATTAGGAGCGCAAGGAGTGCAGATGGCAACCAGATTTGTAGCCACATACGAGTGTGATGCAGATATAGAATTCAAAGATGCATATGTAAAGTGTAAACCGGAAGATTTAATTTTAATTGATAGTCCTGTTGGATTACCGGGAAGGGCGATACGAAATATATTTTTAGATGAAGTATCAGCAGGTATTAAAAAACCATTTAAATGTCCGTGGAAGTGTTTGAAAACATGTGATTACAGAAAGTCACCATACTGCATTGCACTTGCATTAACCAATGCGAAAAAGGGAAATCTGGATGAAGGGTTCACTTTTGCAGGAACTAACGCTTATAAAGTAGATAAAATTGTTTCTGTTAAAGAATTGATTGAGACCTTATTGACAGAATATGAAGAGGCAACATTTATATAA
- a CDS encoding YkvA family protein, with amino-acid sequence MKEFTENEILKFLGRLANEWGTGHESVTKILGKIKTFLDKKKEKIKFLDKVYLLVEMLEAWSEKKYVIDDETLGLIIACLAYLILPIDLIPDFIIAVGFTDDAAAFALVFNLLSSEIERFKAWKANELQIDEVASSLEDK; translated from the coding sequence ATGAAGGAATTTACAGAAAATGAAATTTTAAAATTTTTAGGAAGATTAGCAAATGAGTGGGGAACTGGCCATGAAAGTGTAACAAAAATTTTAGGTAAGATAAAAACATTTTTAGATAAGAAGAAAGAGAAAATTAAATTTCTTGATAAAGTATATTTATTGGTTGAAATGTTAGAAGCTTGGTCAGAAAAGAAATATGTTATAGATGATGAAACTTTAGGTTTAATAATTGCTTGTTTAGCATATTTAATACTACCAATTGATTTAATACCTGATTTCATAATAGCTGTTGGATTTACTGATGACGCTGCTGCATTTGCCTTAGTTTTTAACTTGTTAAGTTCTGAAATTGAACGTTTTAAAGCATGGAAAGCTAATGAACTTCAAATTGATGAAGTTGCATCAAGTTTGGAAGATAAATAA